CGGAATTCCCTTCCACCGTGAAAGAGGCATCGTGTGTCTGTTCGATGCTCTGCAAGTAAATCAGCGGAACTTTGGCGATGAGGTGAAGCCGCCGAGGATTGACCACGGTGAAAAGCGCCTCACCCTGATGGATCGCTTGCCCGATACGCACATGAGCGTTTTCCAGAACACCGTCAAGGGGAGATCGCACCACATACCGGTATTGTGTCGTCCCGCTCTCTTCCGACATGTCCCAATCCAGAACATTATACACGGTTTTCGCGGCTTCGTATTCTGTTCGGGCATCATCTATTCGCTTCCGTGAAACGGCGTTTTCCGCGGTCAGGCTTTGAACTCGTTGCCATTCCGATTCCGCCTTACGGTAAGTGGCATGGATGAGGGCTATCTCCATCTTGGTTGAGGCAAGCGGTGTAATAACTCCCAGCACCTCTCCCCGCCTGACTGCGGCTCCTTTTACCGGAAACCGTCCTCCCGCCGCTCCACTCATTATGCCATCGACCGGGGTAACAATATCGGCATGGGAATTCGGCGCCGGTTGAATTTCCCCAACTGCTTTGATCGATTTGTAAAGCGTATGTGTTCTCGCCGGTTCGGTACGGAAATCGATTTTCCATTGCTGCTCTTTGAGAAAAGAGATTACTTCCTCCCCAGAGGCGGTTTTTTCGGAATGGGGAACAGAAGCCGCATCAGGATATACTACGATCTCACCGATATGCACGGTATCGGATACTTGCGTTGTATGCAGAATCAAATCCAGCGAATAGGTTCCGGCCTGAGTAAACGTTGCTTTCGGACGGAAAAATCCTGGACGGGCGGGAGCATCGACTGAAACGGTGATTGCGGGAGCATTGTCCAAAGTGAAGATACAGGCAAGCGTACCCTCGGTAATTGGTTTGAAGGAAGACATATCAGTCATGTGCGCCGCAAATTCCACTTCATGTCCCGCAACCAATGCTGGGTATTCCATGAAAAGCTCAGTTTTTTCAGACCAGACAGTGACCGCAACCCCACTGTCATCATTTTGATCAAGATGCTGTTCAAGCGAGGAAACATCCCGCGAATTACATCCTTGAGGGAGTACGGCAACGGCCAAAAACAATATCAATGAAAGAATCCGAATCATATATACCTCGTTTCTTTAATGAATAATAGATCGCCCGGACGCACGTTCGAGCGCGTATACACTCTGGAAATACCGCTGCTGCAGATCGTAATAAAACCGCCGGGACTCAATATACACCTCAACCGCATCGAGGAGTTCGACCAGTGACACCTCACCGGTACGGTACGAAACATACGCGGCTTTAAGCACCTGCGCCGACGAAGTGGTAAGCGAAGATGAGGACTGCGCGAGCATTTCGGTATATCGGACGCAGGAGTTGTACGCTTCCTCTATCTCCAGCGCAATTTCATTCTCCAGAAGTTCGACCATGCGTGTCGAGTAATTCATATCGGCTCGCGTACTGATCAGTTCCCCCTTTTTCAGGTCGAACAAGGGAAGAGAGAGCCTGGCTTGGAACACCGGTCCCCGATACCGGCCAATCTGGCGCTTATACCCCATTCCCAAGATGAGACCAGGGAGCCGGTTCCGGCCGGTTTCCTTCACCACGGCGCGGTGTTCGTCGAGTGTAGCATGCGCGGCGAGCAGGTCGGGACGGTTCGGCATCGTGGCAGCAAGCAATTCGTCGAGCGCCGGTAGAGATACGATCTGTCCATCATCGAAAGAGGTCTGAAGTTGCTGTTTACTTTGTTCTCCCAGGAAAAACATGAGCCGTTTGTATGCGTTTGCGGCGTCAAGGCTGGTCTGGCCGCAGGCGTTAGTGTAGCGTGCGTATTCGAGTTCCATGCGATTCATTTCGAAGAGAGATATGTCGCCCTTTTCGTACCGGGATCGCATGTCATTCCGTATTCGGCTGATTTCCGCTTCCGCTTCCGTGCAGAGCAGGTGAATCCTTCCGGCATAGTGACACTCCAGAAACGCGGCCCGAACATCATAAGCCAATCGCCTCTCAATATTCGTATAATTGTGCTGTTCCCGGAGCACCCGCGCCGAAGACGACGCCAGCCGCGGCCCCCGTCTCCACAAAAAGTCAAGGGGTTGATCAAACATGATCGTCGACTCCCCGGTAGACAGCCCGCCTTGGCTCAGATCTTCACGATAGTATGAGAATTCGG
This region of Candidatus Latescibacter sp. genomic DNA includes:
- a CDS encoding efflux RND transporter periplasmic adaptor subunit, whose product is MEYPALVAGHEVEFAAHMTDMSSFKPITEGTLACIFTLDNAPAITVSVDAPARPGFFRPKATFTQAGTYSLDLILHTTQVSDTVHIGEIVVYPDAASVPHSEKTASGEEVISFLKEQQWKIDFRTEPARTHTLYKSIKAVGEIQPAPNSHADIVTPVDGIMSGAAGGRFPVKGAAVRRGEVLGVITPLASTKMEIALIHATYRKAESEWQRVQSLTAENAVSRKRIDDARTEYEAAKTVYNVLDWDMSEESGTTQYRYVVRSPLDGVLENAHVRIGQAIHQGEALFTVVNPRRLHLIAKVPLIYLQSIEQTHDASFTVEGNSGMFELRDINGRIVTIGGTVDRDSRTVPVVFEMDNPGNRLKIGMFAYISVRTDVAVNVLAVPAHAVYNEYKHQVVFIHTAGESFSKRIVTTGIADGGYVQILHGVNEGERVVTAGGYQVKLASLSTVIPTGHGHAH
- a CDS encoding TolC family protein, with translation MRICFFILISVVLYSPRVLEAQDTVITIDAAVSRSLAQRPELAMQESRIERARGMKTTDGAIPNPEFSYYREDLSQGGLSTGESTIMFDQPLDFLWRRGPRLASSSARVLREQHNYTNIERRLAYDVRAAFLECHYAGRIHLLCTEAEAEISRIRNDMRSRYEKGDISLFEMNRMELEYARYTNACGQTSLDAANAYKRLMFFLGEQSKQQLQTSFDDGQIVSLPALDELLAATMPNRPDLLAAHATLDEHRAVVKETGRNRLPGLILGMGYKRQIGRYRGPVFQARLSLPLFDLKKGELISTRADMNYSTRMVELLENEIALEIEEAYNSCVRYTEMLAQSSSSLTTSSAQVLKAAYVSYRTGEVSLVELLDAVEVYIESRRFYYDLQQRYFQSVYALERASGRSIIH